The following coding sequences are from one Cyanobacterium sp. T60_A2020_053 window:
- a CDS encoding peptide ABC transporter substrate-binding protein: MKKTFKKLKYLLVAVMCAGLIVACNTSNNTNLNPWETVKENGRISFGTTLKPRTLDPADSYDLAGMNIIYNVGESLYTYELGSTNLTPLLATDLPTISDDGLVYTIPLREGVKFHDGEVFNAEAMKFSLDRFITNGGKPSFLLGDIVSEVAVTGDYELQITLQQPFSAFPALLAFPGACAISPASYTIGEGAFKPNELVATGAYRLSSFDSDGVKLDVFSDYWGEKPLNEGVDLQIYGDNPANLYNGFLTGAVDVAYQSFAPEQTLDLLAKAQNDGAFQAIEGQGTVITYLSMNLNQAPLTALPVRQAIASMVSRDLLVERVAQGLSEPLHSMIPSAFEVSAPVFAQSYPDSNYELAKQLLTEAGYSAENPAVIELWYPSTSRPRAGIANTLRALGEQELDGMIKIEPQGVESATAFSNLGKGAYQGFLGDWYPDFLDADNYIHPFLSCSEGNDSTGCTAGGAQNQGSFFYSQSLNDLINQARKTNDSQQLKEIFAQIQAILVENVPYIPLWQTKEYAFAQKNLSGVVINPSQTFPLKNITRVE, from the coding sequence ATGAAAAAAACTTTTAAAAAACTTAAATATTTGTTGGTTGCGGTGATGTGCGCTGGGCTAATTGTCGCTTGTAACACCAGCAATAATACTAATCTCAACCCATGGGAGACGGTAAAGGAAAACGGGCGTATTAGTTTTGGCACTACTTTAAAACCGCGCACTTTAGACCCTGCAGATAGTTATGATCTGGCTGGAATGAATATAATTTATAATGTGGGGGAAAGTCTCTACACTTATGAGTTAGGCTCAACTAATTTAACTCCTCTCCTAGCTACGGATTTACCTACTATCAGTGATGATGGTTTAGTTTATACCATTCCTTTGCGTGAAGGGGTGAAGTTTCATGATGGAGAGGTATTTAATGCTGAAGCCATGAAGTTTTCCCTCGATAGATTTATTACTAATGGTGGGAAGCCCTCTTTTTTATTAGGGGATATTGTTTCAGAGGTAGCAGTAACGGGGGATTATGAGTTACAAATTACCCTCCAACAACCTTTTTCTGCTTTTCCTGCTTTGTTGGCTTTCCCGGGCGCTTGTGCCATTTCCCCAGCCAGTTATACCATCGGTGAGGGCGCATTTAAACCTAATGAGTTGGTGGCGACGGGTGCTTATCGTTTAAGTAGTTTTGATAGTGATGGGGTTAAGTTGGATGTGTTTAGCGATTATTGGGGGGAAAAACCTCTTAATGAAGGGGTAGATTTACAAATTTATGGTGATAACCCCGCCAATCTCTATAATGGCTTTTTGACGGGCGCTGTGGATGTAGCTTATCAGTCTTTCGCACCCGAACAAACTTTGGATTTATTGGCTAAAGCCCAGAATGACGGGGCATTTCAAGCCATCGAGGGGCAAGGCACGGTAATTACTTATTTATCTATGAATCTCAATCAAGCGCCCCTCACCGCTTTACCAGTGAGACAGGCTATCGCTTCCATGGTAAGTCGAGATTTATTAGTAGAAAGGGTAGCACAAGGTTTATCGGAGCCTTTACATAGTATGATTCCCTCTGCGTTTGAAGTGTCAGCGCCCGTCTTTGCTCAATCTTATCCTGATAGTAATTATGAACTAGCCAAACAATTATTAACGGAAGCTGGTTATTCTGCAGAAAATCCGGCAGTGATTGAATTGTGGTATCCTTCCACATCGCGCCCTCGTGCCGGTATTGCTAATACTTTACGGGCGCTGGGGGAACAGGAGTTAGATGGTATGATTAAAATTGAGCCTCAAGGGGTGGAAAGTGCCACGGCTTTTAGTAATTTGGGGAAGGGCGCTTATCAAGGCTTTTTAGGTGACTGGTATCCTGATTTTCTGGATGCTGATAATTATATTCATCCTTTTCTCAGTTGTAGTGAAGGTAATGATAGCACTGGATGCACGGCGGGGGGCGCTCAAAATCAAGGCTCTTTCTTTTACAGTCAATCCTTAAATGATTTGATCAATCAAGCCCGAAAAACTAATGACAGTCAGCAACTGAAGGAAATTTTTGCCCAAATTCAAGCAATTTTGGTGGAAAATGTGCCTTATATTCCCCTTTGGCAAACCAAAGA